The genomic DNA GGAGCTATTGAGAACAGGCAAAGGCGTCTGCAGGAAACGGTGGGTTGCAGCGCCGAAGGGCATGTGAGCCATGTGTACGCCGAACGCATGTCCAGCCGCCCGGCGTCATGGTCGGAGACTGGAGCGGACATCATGGCCAGGCTGCGGGTCATGATGGCAAACGGCGAATCGGTCAGCGGCTATGTCTTGACTCAGTTAGCGCGATCTCTACCCGCCGTTCGGCTGGATCGTAAGCGCGCTCAGGAGCTCCGCTCGGGCATGAGGGCAAAGGTGATAGCGGCTGAAGGGTGCCTTCGCGAACAGCTCGGCAACGTGCCCGTGCTGCGAGGCAAGACCAGTCTCGCCGCCCTGGCGCTCAGAGGCCTTCGAGACTGTATGGCGATTTGATTGGGCGCGGGCAGAGTCCCGGAGATCCTCTGCGCTCCATAGGCGTCAGCGAGCTGTAAATGCGGGAACGCTGCACAAACACAAGGCAGCTGAGTAGGCTGGCACGCCGCAACTTCATACAGGATCAACGTTCCAGCGCTACGGAAAGGCTCTTCAGCTCTTCTTCCCTACTGTGGATTGACGCGGTCACAGCCGCGCGGCGAGTTGTCCTCACCAATCCTGAGTGGTATAATACGAACTCGGTTGGGATCGGGCTCAACAGGGAGGTAACCGGTTTGGCGAAGTATGTTTTTGTCACGGGTGGAGTTGTGTCGGGGCTCGGGAAAGGCATAACCGCGGCTTCGGTCGGCAGGTTGCTCAAAGCCCGCGGTGTGAGTGTCAAGGTTCTCAAGTTCGACCCCTACATCAATGTCGACCCTGGGACCATGAGCCCCTACCAGCATGGGGAGGTCTTTGTGACCGAGGATGGCGCGGAGACCGACCTCGA from Bacillota bacterium includes the following:
- a CDS encoding UPF0236 family protein, which produces MGCSAEGHVSHVYAERMSSRPASWSETGADIMARLRVMMANGESVSGYVLTQLARSLPAVRLDRKRAQELRSGMRAKVIAAEGCLREQLGNVPVLRGKTSLAALALRGLRDCMAI